From a single Arachis hypogaea cultivar Tifrunner chromosome 3, arahy.Tifrunner.gnm2.J5K5, whole genome shotgun sequence genomic region:
- the LOC112790248 gene encoding transcription repressor OFP8, whose protein sequence is MENRLKMRISRMFRSSFGSCRNRNITDVMEKAVFTPPPNHHGGFHHLIMIEPPPPPPPRPRPFPSICKPKSSQTFKTIDDNCILSFKDSLPRRTRVSELSSPFAVDGGGFCPPAAPNTPLNTIYEHEKTKNKNSSSARDFKNKKKKKKNKKKMVNAHKKRDMFPFNSCAKDTNFGGYWWYSSDEDDETDTLFSSKSLSSDSSRSRRRHRSRRKNRGGGRSSDTGVMPLQGKVKDTFAVVKRSSDPYSDFRTSMVEMIVEKQIFSPNGLENLLQCFLSLNSYHHHNLIVEVFTEIWEALFSDWF, encoded by the coding sequence ATGGAAAACCGGCTGAAAATGCGAATCTCTCGCATGTTTCGGTCATCATTCGGGTCTTGCCGGAACCGGAACATCACTGACGTTATGGAAAAGGCAGTGTTCACCCCACCACCCAACCACCACGGTGGCTTCCACCACCTCATCATGATAGAGCCACCGCCACCTCCACCACCAAGACCCCGTCCCTTTCCCTCCATTTGCAAACCCAAGTCCTCCCAAACTTTCAAAACCATCGACGACAATTGCATCTTGTCGTTTAAGGATTCTCTCCCAAGACGCACCAGAGTCTCCGAGCTCTCATCACCCTTTGCCGTCGACGGCGGCGGTTTCTGCCCCCCTGCGGCACCAaacacacccctcaacacaatcTATGAACACGAGAAGACGAAGAACAAGAACTCATCGTCAGCGAGAGACttcaagaacaagaagaaaaagaagaagaataagaagaagatggttAATGCCCATAAGAAAAGAGACATGTTCCCGTTTAATTCTTGCGCCAAAGACACAAACTTTGGAGGATATTGGTGGTATAGCAGCGACGAAGACGACGAAACAGACACGCTTTTCTCCTCCAAGAGCCTCTCTTCCGATTCCTCAAGGTCTCGCCGGCGCCACCGTTCTCGCCGGAAAAACCGTGGCGGAGGGCGGAGCTCCGATACGGGCGTGATGCCATTGCAAGGGAAGGTGAAGGACACTTTCGCTGTGGTGAAGCGTTCCAGTGATCCATACAGTGACTTCAGGACTTCCATGGTGGAAATGATCGTTGAGAAGCAGATATTTTCACCAAATGGTTTGGAGAATCTGTTGCAGTGTTTTCTTTCTCTGAATTCCTATCATCATCATAACCTCATTGTAGAGGTCTTCACCGAGATTTGGGAAGCGTTGTTCTCTGACTGgttttga
- the LOC112790247 gene encoding probable polyol transporter 6, with the protein MESKDGGSAAESCGQSKSGLNRFTLLCALLASTNSILLGYDIGVMSGAAMLIKENLKISSVQEEVLVGTLNIFSLIGSLASGKTSDFIGRRYTIVLAASTFLVGALFMGLAPSFHFILAGRIVAGIGVGIALMIAPLYTAELSPAMKRGFLTSLPEVFITLGILLGYVVNYSLTGLPLNVGWRLMLGLAAVPAVAIALGVIAMPESPRWLAMKGRVDEAKKVLLKISSNPDEAELRLREITKAASFVIGPTGSPTSAHVATAEDWAGQGVWKELLIRPSWPVRRMLISAIGINFFMQASGNDAVIYYLPEVFKAAGIKRKKQLFGVNVIMGLSKSSFVLISALYLDKFGRRPLILLGSLGMAVSLFSLGLGSKFLGESSRKPAWAIVLCVVAACADVSFFSIGLGPITWVYSSEIFPMRLRAQGSSLAISVNRLVSGVVSLSFLSISNKITFGGMFFVLGGVMVVATLFFYVFMPETKGKSLEEMETLFQDSSSNINNNNCNKDTELELVSVTGD; encoded by the exons atggaaagcaaagatggtgGTTCGGCGGCAGAATCATGTGGACAAAGCAAGAGTGGCCTCAACAGATTCACACTTCTATGTGCTCTTCTGGCCTCCACAAATTCCATCCTCCTAGGCTACG ATATTGGTGTGATGAGTGGGGCAGCCATGCTCATAAAAGAGAACCTCAAAATATCGTCGGTACAGGAGGAAGTCTTGGTCGGAACCCTAAACATCTTCTCCCTAATTGGCTCACTGGCCTCCGGCAAAACCTCCGATTTCATTGGAAGGCGCTACACCATAGTCCTTGCCGCATCAACCTTCCTAGTGGGCGCACTCTTCATGGGTCTCGCCCCATCTTTCCACTTCATCTTGGCCGGAAGAATTGTCGCCGGCATCGGCGTCGGCATAGCCCTCATGATTGCACCGCTCTACACGGCCGAGCTATCCCCCGCCATGAAACGTGGCTTCCTCACCTCCCTCCCCGAAGTTTTCATAACTCTTGGGATCCTCCTAGGCTACGTCGTCAACTATTCTCTCACGGGCCTTCCATTGAACGTTGGCTGGAGGCTCATGTTGGGCCTTGCGGCCGTACCCGCGGTTGCCATTGCCTTGGGCGTCATAGCCATGCCCGAGTCCCCACGTTGGTTGGCCATGAAAGGAAGAGTGGATGAGGCAAAGAAAGTTCTGCTCAAGATCTCATCCAATCCTGACGAAGCTGAATTGAGGCTCCGTGAAATAACCAAGGCCGCGTCCTTCGTCATAGGCCCAACTGGAAGCCCAACCTCGGCCCATGTTGCTACGGCAGAAGATTGGGCTGGGCAGGGTGTTTGGAAGGAACTTCTAATAAGGCCCTCTTGGCCCGTTCGGAGAATGCTGATCTCCGCCATAGGGATCAACTTTTTCATGCAGGCCTCCGGCAACGATGCCGTCATATATTACCTCCCGGAGGTGTTCAAGGCCGCCGGTATTAAAAGGAAGAAACAGCTCTTTGGAGTTAATGTGATCATGGGCTTGTCCAAGAGTTCATTTGTTTTGATTTCCGCACTCTACTTGGACAAGTTTGGGAGAAGGCCTCTTATATTGTTGGGCTCGCTTGGCATGGCGGTTTCCTTGTTCAGTCTGGGCCTTGGGTCGAAGTTTCTTGGGGAGTCAAGTAGGAAGCCAGCTTGGGCCATAGTGTTGTGTGTGGTGGCCGCGTGTGCTGATGTGTCGTTCTTTTCAATTGGGCTTGGGCCCATAACATGGGTGTACTCATCAGAGATATTTCCAATGAGGCTTCGGGCCCAAGGTTCAAGCCTTGCGATATCGGTGAATAGGTTGGTGAGCGGGGTGGTGTCGCTGTCGTTCCTCAGCATTTCTAACAAGATAACGTTTGGAGGGATGTTCTTTGTGCTGGGAGGGGTCATGGTGGTGGCTACGCTTTTCTTTTATGTATTTATGCCTGAGACTAAAGGCAAGAGCTTAGAAGAAATGGAAACACTCTTTCAGGATAGTTCTagtaatatcaataataataattgtaataAGGACACTGAATTGGAATTGGTTAGTGTGACtggtgattaa